Part of the Vicinamibacterales bacterium genome is shown below.
TGTGACGTTCGGGCTTGCCCTTTTCACCAAGGAAACCGGCATAGTACTGCTGCCGGCGTATGGGTTGGTCGTTTGGCTTTGGTATGACCGATTGGACTTTTACCGAAAGGTCCGATGGCTGCCGTGGAGCTATTTTGGAGCAGCTACTGTGTGGATAGCCGTCCGACACCTTGCGCTGGCCGGTGGCGAAGTCTCTGCGACACCGGGTGAATCGTTGATGACCGTCGCGCGCAATCTTCCCCAGCTGCTTGTGTATTTTGGCAAGGCCGTTTTTCCGGTGGGCCTCCATGTGATGCCATCTGTCGAACCGCGCGCCCTTGGGCTTGGTGTGCTAGCGGTGGGCGTTCTCAGCGTGACTTTGCGTTGGCTACCGACACGCCGGATGGCGGTCGTACTCTCTTGGTTTGTGCTGTTTTTATTGCCACCGTTAGTGGTCCCCAACCTGCCGGCGTATGAGCATAGGACCTATGTGCCGCTATTGGGACTGGCGATCGGATTGTCCCAATTGACCTCCCTGGCGGGTAATCAATGGCGGTGGACCGGACCCCGGTATGTCCTTGTGGTCCTGACCATTGTCTTCGGCGTACTTACTTTGCGGCACGTGCCCACCTTCCGCGATCCACTGACCTACTGGGTCAGCGCGACCCGTGACACGGCCTATGCGCCCATCGCGCACGTGAACGTCGGGCGGATTCTTGAGGAACTTGACCAACCGGGTCAGGCGACCGCGGAGTATCGGAGGGCCTTGGCGATTGACCCATTGACACCCAAGGCAAACAATAATCTCGGCGTCACGCTGATGACGCAGGGACGCAGGGAACTCGCTCTTCCATACTTTGAGCGTGAGCTTGAGGTCAACCCAACAAATGCTGAAGCGCACTTCAACATTGGATTGTTCCACGCGGTATCGGGCCGGCCAGCAGACGGCGTGCCGCACTGGGAAGCGGCGCTTTACCACAATCCGTACTTCGTGCCGGCCTACGAGCAACTCATCGATTACTACGGTCAGAGTGGCGATCCCGCCAAACGCGATGAATATCAAGAGCAGCTAGACGTGCTGCTGCGACGTGTGGCCGCCCGATAGGACTATCTGAAGAGGGTGACGTCCCTCATGCCTCCTTCTCAACCGGATTATCCAATCGACCAATCTTC
Proteins encoded:
- a CDS encoding tetratricopeptide repeat protein; this encodes MADGQRTPQPLDAPVKIVNLVFVGLSGVLVLVCLLLFGQTVDFGFVRADDADLIAGNQAFLSELSNAPRVFLRSYFEVDGELSSLETYYRPLVVLSFMVDAQFNGGGQAAYHTTNLILHAIVVVLLFGLALRLGAGRYAAFGAALLFAVHPLTVQTVSWIVGRNDSLLAIFALLSLIGLDAAVRDRRAWGFWLHLVTFGLALFTKETGIVLLPAYGLVVWLWYDRLDFYRKVRWLPWSYFGAATVWIAVRHLALAGGEVSATPGESLMTVARNLPQLLVYFGKAVFPVGLHVMPSVEPRALGLGVLAVGVLSVTLRWLPTRRMAVVLSWFVLFLLPPLVVPNLPAYEHRTYVPLLGLAIGLSQLTSLAGNQWRWTGPRYVLVVLTIVFGVLTLRHVPTFRDPLTYWVSATRDTAYAPIAHVNVGRILEELDQPGQATAEYRRALAIDPLTPKANNNLGVTLMTQGRRELALPYFERELEVNPTNAEAHFNIGLFHAVSGRPADGVPHWEAALYHNPYFVPAYEQLIDYYGQSGDPAKRDEYQEQLDVLLRRVAAR